One segment of Virgibacillus doumboii DNA contains the following:
- a CDS encoding BRO-N domain-containing protein: MNQLSRMFDGYELTIYEQNGRIEFLLKDLCNILELGQVAGVKRRLDKDVISNHPLETSGGTQQATFVNEDGLYDVILDSRKPEAKRFRKWVTSEVLPEIRKNGSYQLDTSQLSPELQLMNKMVAAMAKNELETNEAKRLAAEANQSAKNISNIVSMNNVEWRDKVKVILRKIAKNWTGIEPYRSVINLSYEKLEKRAGCKLDIRLNNRKERAIAQGMSKSYVSKINKLDVISEEKRLVEIYIQVVKEMAIQFRVNINDFKFEDVI; the protein is encoded by the coding sequence ATGAATCAACTTTCGAGAATGTTTGATGGTTACGAGCTAACAATTTATGAACAAAACGGACGAATTGAATTCCTACTCAAGGATTTATGCAACATTTTAGAACTCGGTCAAGTCGCAGGTGTTAAAAGGCGTTTAGATAAGGACGTGATTTCAAATCACCCCCTTGAAACATCTGGTGGAACACAACAAGCAACGTTTGTTAATGAAGACGGTTTGTATGATGTCATCCTTGACAGTCGCAAACCGGAAGCGAAGCGGTTTAGAAAATGGGTAACATCTGAAGTGCTCCCGGAAATTCGGAAAAACGGTTCTTATCAACTTGATACATCACAGCTTAGCCCTGAGTTGCAACTAATGAACAAAATGGTTGCGGCAATGGCTAAAAATGAACTCGAAACTAATGAGGCAAAAAGACTCGCTGCTGAAGCAAATCAATCAGCTAAAAACATTTCAAACATCGTGTCTATGAATAATGTTGAATGGCGCGACAAAGTAAAGGTTATCTTACGAAAAATAGCTAAGAACTGGACTGGCATTGAACCTTATCGAAGTGTTATCAACCTGAGTTACGAAAAACTAGAAAAGCGCGCCGGGTGCAAACTGGATATTAGACTGAACAACCGTAAAGAACGAGCGATAGCTCAAGGTATGAGCAAATCATATGTAAGTAAAATCAACAAACTTGATGTCATTTCTGAAGAAAAACGCTTAGTTGAAATCTACATTCAGGTTGTTAAGGAAATGGCAATTCAATTTCGCGTCAACATCAATGATTTTAAATTCGAGGATGTGATCTAA
- a CDS encoding AAA family ATPase, whose product MKSIKLVNLVLTNFKGIKHFELDAAGEKVKIFGDNATGKTTIADAFIWLLFDKDSNNKKDFEIKTLHNGKPIHNLEHTVEATLQVDGQQLTLKKIFKEKWTKKRGSVHKEFSGHTTDYAIDGVPAKKKEFTEKVTSIVDEEIFKLLTNPNFFNEKIHWKDRRDLLLEISGDVSDEEVFATNEDLKKLADVLSGRSIEDHKKVIAAKRKEINEELDRIPVRIDEINRGLPDVNGLDKEQIDKQLQGLSNQIESKQSQINNIRSGSEVNKLNMQISDIDLQISDVKNKHNQNGQDELYKLKAKLQEEQSNISVLQSKINSKKQQHSMNKDHINDLIERRNMLRDEYDEKEQQEFNHDENCTCPSCGQDLPEEQREEIEKKFNVNKASLLEKIKEKGIEANNKIKASGEENQKIADEIGQIEKEVSKKQEQVTKLQEKIQDAESNVKPITDNATYNKLMQDRQAVEQQIEQIQQSVEQSVQEVQKDIQSLKEKQSALQIDQSKLAQSEQSHKRIAELEKQEEELAAEFEELEMELHLTEEFTRAKVNLLEEKINSKFKYARFKLFDEQINGGLTETCITTVDGVPYGSGLNNAASINVGLDIINTLSTHYGVQAPIFVDNAESITKLIDIDSQIISLVVSETDKELRIENKAKIGVA is encoded by the coding sequence ATGAAGAGCATTAAACTTGTGAACTTAGTGTTAACCAATTTCAAAGGTATTAAACATTTTGAACTTGATGCCGCCGGTGAAAAAGTGAAGATTTTCGGTGACAACGCAACAGGCAAAACGACAATCGCAGATGCTTTTATCTGGCTTTTGTTCGACAAAGACAGCAACAACAAAAAGGATTTTGAAATCAAAACGCTGCATAATGGCAAGCCAATTCACAATTTGGAACATACAGTTGAGGCTACACTCCAAGTTGATGGCCAACAATTAACGCTGAAAAAAATCTTTAAGGAAAAGTGGACAAAGAAGCGCGGTTCGGTACACAAGGAATTTTCTGGCCACACAACCGACTATGCAATTGATGGTGTTCCTGCCAAGAAAAAGGAATTCACCGAAAAGGTTACTTCCATTGTTGATGAAGAGATTTTCAAGTTACTGACCAATCCGAACTTTTTCAACGAAAAAATACATTGGAAGGATCGTCGGGATTTGCTTCTTGAGATTTCGGGTGATGTATCGGACGAGGAAGTATTTGCTACAAATGAGGACCTGAAAAAGCTTGCAGATGTGTTGAGTGGAAGGTCCATTGAAGATCACAAGAAAGTCATTGCAGCAAAGAGGAAAGAAATCAATGAGGAACTAGACCGCATTCCGGTTCGGATTGACGAAATCAACCGAGGATTACCGGATGTAAATGGATTGGATAAAGAGCAGATTGATAAGCAGCTGCAGGGACTATCCAATCAAATTGAAAGCAAACAATCTCAGATTAATAACATCCGGAGTGGTTCTGAAGTGAATAAGCTGAACATGCAAATCAGTGATATAGACCTGCAAATTTCGGACGTTAAGAACAAACATAATCAAAACGGCCAGGATGAATTGTACAAGCTTAAAGCTAAACTCCAAGAAGAGCAATCCAACATCAGTGTACTGCAATCAAAAATAAACAGTAAAAAGCAACAGCATAGCATGAATAAAGACCACATCAATGATCTAATCGAGCGCCGCAATATGCTGCGTGATGAATACGATGAAAAGGAACAACAGGAATTTAATCATGACGAAAATTGCACTTGCCCTTCATGTGGTCAGGACCTACCAGAAGAGCAACGAGAGGAAATAGAGAAGAAATTCAACGTCAACAAGGCAAGTTTGCTTGAAAAGATTAAAGAAAAAGGCATTGAAGCTAACAACAAAATCAAGGCATCAGGTGAAGAGAATCAAAAAATCGCTGATGAAATCGGTCAGATTGAAAAAGAAGTCAGCAAGAAGCAGGAACAAGTTACTAAACTCCAGGAAAAGATTCAGGATGCAGAATCAAATGTTAAACCAATTACCGATAATGCAACCTATAACAAGCTTATGCAAGATAGACAAGCAGTAGAACAGCAGATTGAACAAATACAGCAATCTGTAGAGCAATCGGTTCAGGAAGTGCAAAAAGATATTCAGTCGCTCAAAGAAAAGCAAAGTGCGTTGCAGATTGACCAGAGCAAACTGGCTCAATCAGAGCAATCTCACAAGCGTATTGCAGAACTTGAAAAGCAAGAAGAGGAACTTGCTGCAGAGTTTGAAGAACTTGAAATGGAACTGCATCTTACAGAAGAATTCACACGGGCTAAAGTTAATCTACTTGAAGAGAAGATTAACAGCAAATTCAAGTATGCGCGATTCAAGCTGTTTGATGAACAGATTAATGGTGGACTTACTGAAACGTGTATCACTACTGTTGACGGTGTGCCTTACGGGTCTGGATTAAATAACGCAGCATCAATTAACGTTGGCCTGGATATTATTAACACACTTTCAACTCACTACGGTGTACAAGCTCCAATTTTTGTCGATAACGCCGAGAGCATCACGAAACTCATCGACATAGACTCACAGATTATCAGTTTGGTTGTTTCTGAGACTGATAAGGAATTACGAATTGAAAATAAAGCGAAAATTGGGGTGGCATAA
- a CDS encoding recombinase RecT produces the protein MSNNELALVKKDTVDVVANKVKEFQEAGELHFPANYSPENAMKSAWLKLQEVKAKSNNGYVPVLQHCTKDSIANSLLDMVVQGLNPSKSQGYFIAYGKSLTFQRSYFGTMAVTKRVTGAKSIDPAVIYEGDDVEYETVNGRIKNLKHKQKFGNINKENITGAYCVIDFGDGDVYTELMTIDEIRQAWSQSQMWGKDQKQEKKGSTHDNFKQEMAKKTVINRACKRYLNSSDDGSLVMQHFNRQDEAIEEARAQEEINENANSEFIDIEATEVPEEPETNDAPESKQESQEQTTVDGVMNDMEEREAAAGGPGF, from the coding sequence ATGAGTAATAACGAACTGGCGTTAGTTAAGAAAGATACTGTCGACGTTGTAGCAAATAAGGTTAAAGAATTCCAGGAGGCAGGGGAGCTTCACTTCCCTGCTAACTACAGCCCAGAAAATGCAATGAAAAGCGCATGGTTAAAGCTCCAGGAAGTAAAAGCTAAAAGTAATAATGGATATGTTCCGGTGTTGCAACATTGCACAAAAGACAGCATCGCGAATAGCCTGCTGGACATGGTTGTGCAAGGTTTGAATCCATCTAAGAGTCAAGGCTATTTCATTGCTTATGGTAAGTCACTCACATTCCAACGTTCTTATTTCGGGACAATGGCCGTTACAAAAAGAGTTACTGGAGCAAAATCGATTGACCCAGCTGTTATTTATGAAGGTGACGATGTGGAGTATGAAACAGTCAATGGTCGTATTAAAAACCTGAAGCACAAACAAAAATTTGGAAACATCAATAAAGAAAATATTACCGGAGCGTACTGCGTTATCGACTTCGGTGACGGTGATGTTTACACCGAACTCATGACTATTGACGAGATTCGACAGGCATGGTCTCAATCGCAAATGTGGGGCAAGGACCAAAAACAAGAGAAAAAAGGCAGCACTCACGACAATTTTAAGCAAGAAATGGCCAAGAAAACAGTTATTAACCGTGCTTGTAAAAGGTACTTGAATAGCTCCGACGATGGAAGCCTAGTAATGCAACACTTTAATCGCCAAGATGAAGCGATTGAGGAAGCTAGGGCACAAGAGGAAATCAATGAGAACGCCAACTCAGAGTTTATCGACATTGAAGCAACAGAAGTTCCAGAAGAGCCTGAAACGAATGATGCACCAGAATCAAAACAAGAAAGCCAGGAACAAACCACTGTAGATGGTGTCATGAATGACATGGAAGAAAGAGAAGCAGCTGCCGGAGGTCCGGGATTCTGA
- a CDS encoding MBL fold metallo-hydrolase, producing MIKIKTLASSSKGNAYAVSDGHTQVLLECGIAFKDIRKALNFKTSNLKGCLVSHEHGDHTKGLKDVLRAGINTYMSKGTKEALNTEHHRLKPVEAQKQFTIGTWDILPFDVQHDVAEPMGFLLKNKQGEKLLFATDTFYIRYKFKGLTHLLLECNYSKDILDQNILEGRVPQLMRKRLIRSHFSLENVKEFLRVNDLSKVQEIHLLHLSDSNSDEERFKREIQELTGKVVYIA from the coding sequence ATGATCAAGATAAAAACTTTAGCAAGTAGTAGTAAGGGTAATGCCTATGCTGTCTCAGATGGGCATACCCAGGTACTACTGGAATGCGGGATAGCGTTTAAGGACATCAGAAAAGCATTAAACTTTAAAACTAGCAATCTGAAAGGCTGCTTAGTCAGCCACGAACATGGTGATCACACTAAAGGTTTAAAAGACGTTCTGCGGGCAGGAATTAACACATACATGAGCAAAGGCACTAAAGAAGCGTTGAACACAGAACACCATAGATTAAAGCCTGTCGAAGCGCAAAAACAATTCACAATCGGTACCTGGGACATTCTTCCCTTTGATGTTCAGCATGATGTGGCCGAGCCTATGGGATTTCTTTTAAAGAACAAGCAGGGTGAGAAGCTGTTATTTGCAACAGATACTTTCTATATCCGGTATAAGTTTAAAGGCCTTACACACTTGCTACTGGAATGTAACTACAGTAAAGACATACTGGACCAAAACATTCTGGAAGGTAGAGTGCCACAACTTATGAGAAAACGCCTTATCCGGTCGCATTTCAGCTTAGAAAACGTCAAGGAATTCTTGAGAGTAAATGATCTAAGCAAGGTGCAGGAAATCCATTTGCTGCATCTGTCGGATAGCAATAGTGACGAAGAACGGTTTAAGCGAGAAATACAAGAATTAACTGGAAAAGTAGTCTACATCGCGTAA
- a CDS encoding DnaD domain-containing protein has product MKGWIKLHRSIMESGTFRKLNAIQQLITIYIILNANHEDGVWYDKYKDVEVPIKRGQLITSRNKIANDWFSGEKDITERKVRTTLNRLEKYGFLTKQTTNGYTLLTICNYSIYQAKDNESDQANDQAVTRHRPGSDQALTTNKNDKNEKNDKEVSTSTDAIVFYQNNFGLIKPYISEEMLYWIDDLGDEMVTEALGRALDRGKPSWGYAKSILQSWSGKGIKTLDQAKAEEVEFQNQQSSKRGNYQPQQQEIVPDWFKNRKQKQRNSDSNNQNDWEETARLLSKYKASDGN; this is encoded by the coding sequence ATGAAAGGATGGATAAAACTTCATAGAAGCATCATGGAAAGTGGCACATTCCGTAAATTAAATGCTATTCAGCAATTAATAACCATCTACATCATCCTTAACGCGAATCATGAAGACGGTGTTTGGTATGACAAATATAAAGATGTTGAGGTACCCATAAAACGTGGTCAATTAATTACTTCAAGAAACAAAATTGCGAATGATTGGTTTTCCGGAGAAAAGGACATCACAGAAAGAAAAGTTAGGACAACTTTAAACCGTTTAGAAAAGTACGGATTTTTGACCAAGCAAACGACCAACGGTTATACCCTCTTAACTATCTGTAATTACAGCATTTATCAAGCTAAAGACAACGAAAGCGACCAAGCAAATGACCAAGCAGTGACCAGGCATCGACCAGGCAGTGACCAGGCACTGACCACAAACAAGAATGATAAGAATGAAAAGAATGATAAAGAAGTATCTACTTCTACGGACGCGATTGTTTTTTACCAAAATAATTTTGGATTAATCAAACCATACATCTCCGAAGAAATGCTTTATTGGATTGATGATCTTGGAGACGAAATGGTGACTGAAGCATTAGGAAGGGCACTAGACCGTGGTAAACCAAGTTGGGGCTATGCCAAAAGTATTCTTCAATCCTGGTCAGGCAAAGGAATAAAAACATTAGATCAAGCCAAGGCAGAGGAAGTCGAGTTCCAGAACCAACAATCTAGTAAACGTGGAAACTATCAACCTCAGCAACAAGAAATAGTCCCGGATTGGTTCAAAAACCGAAAACAAAAACAGCGTAATTCTGATTCTAATAACCAAAATGATTGGGAAGAAACAGCACGATTGCTAAGTAAATATAAAGCGAGTGATGGCAATTGA
- a CDS encoding DNA cytosine methyltransferase, translated as MKKQLDIFREIIVDNFAGGGGASTGIELATGLNVDVAINHDPAAIAMHKANHPETEHYCESVWDIDPRKVVQGRKVGLCWLSPDCKHFSKAKGGKPVSKKIRGLAWIALKWAATVRPRVIILENVEEFKTWGPLKDGKPDPERKGDTFKSFVRQFRQHGYEIDWKELRACDYGAPTTRKRLFLIARCDGKPITFPEATHAESDDLNVQMGLKKPYRTAREIIDWSLDCPSIFTRKRPLAENTMRRIARGIERFVVDNPKPYIVRIGQTGFGGDRLQYKLDRPLTTITTKAEHCLVTPFLSHYYTETTENGVRGQTINKPVATIPTANRFGLVAAYIGQQYKHSIGHKIEQPLWTTTTVNKAQLVQAFLMKYYGSDTGQSLKEPLHTVTTKDRFGLVTVEGQDYQIVDIGMRMLQPHELFAAQGFPKEYVIDRDFEGNKYPKTQQVARCGNSVPPPFAEALVRANLPEMCVDKYEYKAAVSS; from the coding sequence TTGAAAAAGCAGCTTGATATATTCAGGGAAATCATAGTAGATAACTTTGCCGGGGGAGGCGGTGCTTCAACTGGAATCGAACTAGCAACTGGGCTGAATGTTGATGTTGCCATCAATCATGACCCAGCTGCAATCGCAATGCACAAAGCGAACCATCCAGAAACAGAGCATTATTGCGAAAGTGTTTGGGACATTGACCCTCGGAAAGTCGTACAAGGCAGGAAAGTTGGATTGTGTTGGCTGTCTCCTGATTGTAAGCATTTTTCTAAAGCAAAAGGCGGGAAACCGGTCAGCAAGAAAATTAGAGGACTTGCGTGGATTGCTCTTAAATGGGCGGCAACAGTAAGGCCAAGAGTCATTATTTTAGAAAATGTTGAGGAATTTAAGACCTGGGGTCCGTTAAAAGACGGAAAGCCGGATCCTGAACGAAAAGGAGACACATTCAAATCATTCGTAAGGCAGTTCAGGCAGCATGGATACGAAATTGATTGGAAAGAGTTAAGAGCTTGTGATTATGGGGCACCTACGACAAGAAAAAGATTGTTCCTGATTGCAAGGTGTGACGGAAAACCGATTACATTTCCGGAAGCTACTCATGCTGAATCAGATGACCTAAATGTTCAAATGGGGTTAAAAAAACCGTATCGAACAGCAAGAGAGATAATTGATTGGTCATTAGATTGTCCTAGTATTTTTACAAGAAAACGTCCGTTGGCAGAAAATACTATGAGAAGGATTGCAAGAGGTATTGAGCGATTCGTTGTTGATAATCCAAAACCTTACATTGTGCGGATTGGTCAAACCGGATTTGGCGGGGATAGGTTGCAATACAAACTTGATAGGCCACTAACAACAATTACAACAAAAGCAGAGCATTGCTTAGTTACTCCGTTTCTTTCACATTACTACACGGAAACAACAGAAAATGGGGTGAGAGGTCAAACGATAAATAAGCCTGTGGCAACTATTCCAACAGCTAATAGATTCGGATTAGTGGCAGCTTACATCGGACAGCAGTATAAACATTCAATTGGTCACAAGATAGAGCAACCATTATGGACCACAACGACGGTGAATAAAGCACAATTAGTACAAGCTTTTCTCATGAAATATTACGGATCAGATACGGGTCAATCATTAAAGGAGCCACTGCACACGGTTACTACAAAAGACAGATTCGGATTAGTCACAGTGGAAGGTCAAGACTACCAGATAGTTGATATCGGAATGAGGATGCTCCAACCACATGAGTTGTTTGCAGCTCAAGGATTTCCGAAAGAATACGTTATTGACAGAGACTTTGAAGGCAACAAGTACCCTAAAACGCAACAGGTTGCTAGGTGTGGTAATTCGGTTCCACCACCATTTGCTGAGGCATTAGTAAGAGCAAACCTCCCGGAAATGTGTGTAGATAAATACGAATATAAAGCTGCTGTGAGCAGTTAG
- a CDS encoding nucleoside triphosphate pyrophosphohydrolase family protein, which yields MKLNEYQDLSARTAQPHENELLNYGLGLAGETGEVVELIKKSMFHGHAIDLSKIENELGDVLWYLSQIARLAGVSLGDVAQANLVKLSTRYPHGFTKEDSIKRKDVVK from the coding sequence ATGAAACTAAACGAGTACCAAGACTTATCAGCAAGAACAGCGCAACCACATGAAAACGAATTGCTGAATTACGGCTTAGGGTTGGCTGGTGAAACAGGTGAAGTTGTTGAATTGATTAAGAAAAGTATGTTTCACGGCCATGCAATTGATTTATCCAAAATCGAAAACGAGCTGGGAGACGTACTGTGGTATTTATCACAGATTGCTAGATTAGCGGGGGTTTCACTTGGAGACGTAGCACAAGCAAACTTAGTAAAGTTAAGCACGCGTTACCCGCATGGCTTCACCAAAGAGGACAGCATAAAACGAAAGGATGTTGTGAAATGA